ttgtacctcatcactttcttccgaagctttaacctcatcgtctctcacagtctttagatttgggagccaatccaatccttgtgttcggactctcagccacttatgatagccgccgatgatcccattactacttcccctaagctctctgtcctttcttcacgccgcatcccatgccttgcgaactccttggagtacccttgcgttgtggtcactgaaacctcgtgcgatgaaaggcgtgatgctttcgtctgatggcactcctctcatgggacatccttcgcatgaagatagaatcctgattcttccttccttctagcgagggaaccatttaacagacgcccctccatgctagccaagagttggtgcacaacaaacaattcttgcgccgctcttttcacatccccggtcgaacgtgtcatacatggccaaaatggcgacgaccgggctttccttgccatgatgaaaggcgaggaaagcgtcaatcgctgctaggtccactaacccttccatattcggaaagaggacaactccaaagatcaaaagcgccaagatgtcaataaaagaaagcccattcgccttaaTTTGCTAagacctttgccctttcctccaaacacttccttggtactccgactaccccattcctgttttgctttacacggtccaactcttgtgctgagattttcaccaccttggcaactcttgtcgtggagggatagaacccagagaaaagatatggcttccttcctcccagtgggcatcccaggatttcttcaaactctttcacagtcggcactagctggaagtcctcaaatgtgaagcaccttaggggctggtcataatactgggaaagggatgcaatcggttccatggagacttctaccctagctaggtcccaaatcttaccataggctttgcggaaggcttgccgttgaagttgacccattaattgccccaactttcgtaaactggtgacctctaagctcttgattttgacttgatagaacctctttttaagcgaaggcttttgacttgatcccatgttttactaaagtgaaataaaatctagtgcaaaacaaaactcctacatctatcatgggtggaatggatgaatgcatgaagaaatgcatatgacacagatgcaatttacgaatacgggagcccgagaaattgtttccttcttggatacaacgtttgggcagcatggcacccaacgtatgttttttaagaaggcgacacggaccctccgtcggtttgctaaagtgaggggatcaaagacgaaacccacgcatgatgcatatgcgaaaggcacaacacggggatgtacatagtacgacaatattcacaaacaaatataagcaaaagggtatatgataattatgcatggcagtgtgaaaaatggcacgcagcgtgtttgctccgtgcccctatttaagggacctataagggagagagctaactaggcttttagtgataacccccaaggtagtcatatctctcttgatggtttctagaggtatcatccccttcgaagaacatactgcagcagtagggactactagcaacaatatgttttcaaagagaaaaactctagatgagggttcactgtaatcaagcaagtcggagacctagcatgatcacggattcacctccactccttatgttcccacgaacccgggtatagggccctttttcaactcaccgtgtgtgcaaatagtgttagtgtttgtgtgcatcaaatgaataaatatttacctcatgcatacaaaaaaaatgcactaaaagcatcaaagagttatatatacaagaacataataaggggaagccaacaaaggagtaagtcatggcaaaatttgcacaagattaaatggcctaactctctaaaaacagtccccagcggagtcgccaactgtcgcaacctacccttcggcgggagggcgacgcgtgactcgcgggatgcgtgttccacgaaaggaatacgcgcggagtcgccaccaacgtttatttgaggaaaacgtcggaaaaaccggaaaagacgcgatctacgaacttttaagtgaaaggttcgggagttgtatttacgcgcggggaaggtattagcaccccacaggtccgtcacaagggacgacagcctttaatcgaatgtgcaaacatgactttgatttttacgttcccttttatgtccttatatcctttataccgtttttatattttttctctttttgtggtcgacaagggtgtttccctttgctcctacgtattcctcaattgggatgagaaaatcagacctacgtagttctttcttatgcgtgaatcaagtgattctttttacttgaaaggtgatcattttaaggcgttggaccttaaaaatgacccattttacttaataagaaattgaagtgataaactttcaaaaacctatttttgtggacgagcttgactaggcgagttgattttagcctttgtttcaccttagttattagtcaattcgattaagaatgagaaatctcaaagagaaaacgtccgattgatttttcgctttactttactaaaaaatatttttttgattattatattattattttacctctttttttgatttccaacgtggttacggcatgaccgaacggtcggaattcattttaaccaaaattaacggatgatacaattcaaatgatcagtggaaatttattttatttttagattaagcgagaaatgacttaaataaatggcttaagcacgtcaaaagggaagaaaagaaaactgaaagtaaacgaaattaaagtgaaagtacacaaaacaagaaatgaattgaaagtctcggattcgaaaactaacccgttgaagaatgaagaacgaacgaagaacggatgaagaacggtgaagaacgacgaagaacgatgaagaatttccacagaatcgcttacggaagcgttacagaagcacttcgactcgatttttcttcacgaaaacgtgttttttgcccaaaatagccgaaatgcatagccaaaggggtcttgaacattttgaaacagctccccccctcccctatttatagaaaaaaagggaggtgcttgccgcccaaagacttaatgaagaagatttctaagcgcacccgaattactaagttcaccccccttttcgtattttacggaaaagttacggaagccttacggaactgttttcaaatttgattttcatcttttttctcttccctttcaccaatgttaagtggaatatgcttacccaaggttttcggaaattttacggaagtattacggaagccacgaaagccccgaaaaccatttttcaaaaacgtggaggagcttgccgcccagttgcttcctccttaagcaacccaacttccaaaatgttccggaagggcctagatttgaattgctatttacacccctatcttgataagttcacccccttaccttttttggtgattcttttttcgtaaagttacggaaacttacgaatctcgtaacgatacttgttttctttccgtaatgttacggaaccttgcggattacataatcacccctttttgacttacggaatgttacggaatctcacttaattatgcaatgatgcttccatttgatttccggtgtgtcacggaaacttacggattgtgcatcaatattttttggttttccggcatgtcctggaatttcacaaattgcctaatgatgggtgccaagcacctcacaaggaccaaagaaaggtcgcatgtcatcaagcaaaggtccccggacgaaattagagtATGACATAGCTAAATAACACTGTTGTAAATAATGTCATGTGTGAACTTAATTTTGAACGTAAttataatggtacaaacttgtGAATGGAATGTCTATTACTGATAGTGTGtaatgttattatataatttgagTATAAGTGAATATCACTTTACTAGTTCAACTACTAATTgtgtaacttttttaattttttagcatataatgtaatataaattacttaatttatatctataaatttcataatagtgATTATTCCATTATCTACTATCCTACTATACCAGTTATGGGGTCAAATGCTCTGCATCAGTATTGAGGGTGGTTTTTCATGCCATCATCAATTTACAAgaatattaattgatttaattggAGTCTTTGTACATAATTACCTAATACTTAATTTCTTGTTAGAAAAGTACATTGGCCAAGagtttacttttacttttcacCCACTGTTTATAGGGAAGTGGAAAAGCTTCCTACAACTTGTATTTCTGCCTTGATATCTACTAAATTACTAAATTGGCTGGTTTGTACTGTAACTTTTTTTTGGGGTTTCAGAAAGAAGTATCCCGTTTGCGTGGTCTAGTTGGTGGAGGAGAAATTCAGGATAATGACATTTTAGTTGTCAGCTTCCCAGGTTCTCCTGGATCCTTCAAGTGGGAGGGTGTGCAAGGATCATTCACTCCATTAACCTCTGTTAAAAGGATATCTCAGGTTGATATTTATTTGTGTCCAAGAAATCATTCAGTCTCCCATAACCTTGTTTACTGATAAGCATCTTTCTCTTTTTGCAGAAAAAAGACTATGACATTGCCCTTGTTGGGGCCTTTAGAAGGGAAAAGGACAAAGAGATGGAATTACAGGCACTAAGAGATGAAATTCAAGCGTCCATGAAGCTggtatctttgaaaagccatatATTTCTTATTGTTTTGTTATCAGTTTTGAATGATTGATTAATGAGGGAGAGAATAAACAAGTTTTGACCTATAAGTagcaatttataattatatacgaGAAACACCTATCAATTTAGTTTGTTGTCATAGAGCTCCATTCTAGTATTTtcaatgttttaatttataatcacTCTTTTTTGTTGATTTATCAATAATGATAATTCTTGATGTTTTTGTGATGAATTAAATGATTGAAAATATGGGATGATTTTAGGTGAGACAAAGAGAAGATGAGATACAAAGTTTGAAGATGAGACTACGTTTTCGAGAAGCTGGAATAAAAAGATTAGAAACAGTTGCTTCTGAGAAGATCTCAGCTGAGACACACTtgctaaaagaaaaagaggagcACTTGAAGGAAATTGAGGTCTTGCGGGCCCAGGTGGATCGGAATAATGAAGCAACTAGATTTGCTATGGAAAATTTGCAGCTAAAAGAAGAAATTAGAAGGCATGTTTTATTGATACAGctaaaatacttttttgttgctttttttttattcatgtgcATGCAAAAGTAACTCACTTTGATTTCATGATTAAAGTAAAGGTTGGGAAGTGGCATAGTTACTCTATGACCAAAAATCAATCTTCCAGTATGAACAATATATACATTGCCTATTATATccacaaatatgaaaatatgtaAATCAGTTGAGGCAAGAACACAGCCTTATGGTATTGTCAAACTCAAAAGAAACTAGTCAACCAACCAGTCCAAGTTCTCCAACAAATTAGTGCTAGCTAGATTACCAGTGACTTTTCTGTCATATACATGTTTTCCA
Above is a window of Glycine soja cultivar W05 chromosome 12, ASM419377v2, whole genome shotgun sequence DNA encoding:
- the LOC114379643 gene encoding kinesin-like protein KIN-12E; protein product: MVNESGLSATRYCCSLITSTKSLQHFHFIDTSAGLQTFKPSLLGSPGSFKWEGVQGSFTPLTSVKRISQKKDYDIALVGAFRREKDKEMELQALRDEIQASMKLVRQREDEIQSLKMRLRFREAGIKRLETVASEKISAETHLLKEKEEHLKEIEVLRAQVDRNNEATRFAMENLQLKEEIRRHVLLIQLKYFFVAFFLFMCMQK